A single window of Prionailurus viverrinus isolate Anna chromosome F1, UM_Priviv_1.0, whole genome shotgun sequence DNA harbors:
- the ASCL5 gene encoding achaete-scute homolog 5 — MNNNFCRTLVDRRSLAPPSCMQLGVVPPPRRAPLPPAEPLGNVPLLLYPGPAEPQYYDAYAGVFPYVPFPGAFGVYDYPFEPAFIQKRNERERQRVKCVNEGYARLRGHLPGALAEKRLSKVETLRAAIRYIKYLQELLSAAPDGAQPAGSPSDCPGDGEARGPASLVPESSESSCFSSSPFFESEESSH; from the coding sequence ATGAACAATAACTTCTGCCGGACCCTGGTGGACCGGCGGTCCCTGGCGCCCCCCAGCTGCATGCAGTTGGGCGTCGTGCCCCCTCCGCGCCGggcgcccctgccccccgccgAGCCCCTGGGCAACGTGCCCTTGCTGCTGTACCCAGGCCCGGCCGAGCCGCAGTATTACGACGCCTACGCGGGCGTGTTCCCCTACGTGCCCTTCCCCGGTGCTTTCGGGGTGTACGATTACCCCTTCGAGCCCGCCTTCATCCAGAAGCGCAACGAGCGCGAGCGGCAGCGGGTCAAGTGCGTCAACGAGGGCTACGCGCGCCTCCGCGGCCACCTCCCGGGCGCCCTGGCGGAGAAGCGGCTCAGCAAGGTGGAGACCCTGCGCGCCGCCATCCGCTACATCAAGTACCTGCAGGAGCTGCTGAGCGCGGCCCCCGACGGCGCGCAGCCCGCGGGCTCCCCGTCCGACTGCCCGGGCGACGGCGAGGCCCGGGGGCCCGCCTCCCTGGTGCCCGAGTCGTCCGAgtcttcctgcttctcctcctcgcCTTTCTTTGAGTCGGAGGAATCCAGCCACTGA